Part of the Mya arenaria isolate MELC-2E11 chromosome 8, ASM2691426v1 genome, tgaaagGAAAGTTTTTGCCTTGGTAAGTTCTTGTCAAATCTGTATTATCAAAGAATTTTAAAGCACTTACTAATGGCAGTAACCAGCATTGTACTGAAGCAGTAATTTTATGTCTTAATAACAAATACCAAACGAAATGTGGCTGGATTTGTCTTATTTGAGCTCTTTAGCAACACCAGCAGTACAGTGATGGGTAagtttcagtttatttcatgttatatatagagctgtataatatttagtttaatattttttaaatatactacCTTTTGCATCGCACACTGCCATCACATTTATGGACGGGAATCCTTTTCGGTTGATAAAACCTCTCTCTTGGTCTGGTGATGGCTTGATCAAACGGACGTGGCTACCATCAACACACCCTATAACACCTGGAAATCCAGCTATGTTGCTAAAATCAGACTTCACTCGTCTCTTGGTAGCTTCATCAACTGGCCACTTAATGTACTGCTTATGACGCTTCACTATCTCTTTGGTAACCTTAtccacaactctacaaacaatACTTTTATGTCTCCCATGTGTGTCCCCAACAACCTGCATACATGAACCTGAAGCGTAGTACCTCAGCGCTATACAGACTTGTTCCTCGACTGACAGGCTACAACTTCTGTCTGTTTCCCTAGCTAGGTCCTCTCTCAGCAAATCGGCCAAATACTCTATTCCTCTCCTTCCAAACCTGaactttcttctcaattcttcATCATTTAGGTtttcatttaagtttattaCTCTAAATTCTCTATTTTTCCGTGGTATATTTACTAAACAGCCAATTATGGCAGCCATTTTGGTTTTCGTTAACTGATTCGTTAAAATGTAAAGTACCATTTGAGGTACTTTAAATTTTTCGTTAACTTAACGACTGATTTAACGGTTTCGTTATCGTTAAAATTTCCAACAACCGAAATTTAGCGAAATAAATTAAACGAAGGTATTTAACGAAAATTTAGCGATTTTAGTCATTTTAACGATAAATTTCATCGTTATGTATTTAACGAATGTTCCAACAACCGGGCCAGTATTCCCGACTTTCTCCCgttgttctatttttttctggaaataTGATACCCGCTGTAAAAGTTCCGAAGTAACATCATTTTTATGTTGCAGAGATTGAATATGGTCAGTCAAAGCCTCCACACAGTATCTTGTGCTGGCTtccttgttaaatgtttaagttttgtTCTGATGAttgaaacaatcatttttaCTACATAACAAGCAGTATATCCATTCCCCTTCAACATAAATAATCCGCCAAATACCTGTTTTATCACAGTATGAAATAGTTCTGTCCAATCAACAATGCTGAAATTTAAACTTGAAAGAGCTCATACGAAAAATAATTACAACCAGATGCAAAATATCATGATGGTGAGTAACTTTCTCTGCAAATAAACCATCAACCAATGATACCACTTCAGGTGGGCAAGGGGTATCTGGAGCCACAGTGTGACTAACAGTTGACTGCAACTCGTTTTGACTTGGTTTATCAGAACCTTAAATGTACAcaatcataaacatatttaaaatgttgaaggaAGGAACAATTTGGCTAAATCTAACCTAGACTTTTTTAATATATCGCAGAAGACGGTTTACTCGAACACTTTCTAGTACTCTTCGACTTATTTCTTCTTAGTGGCACCTTCAGACCCGATAGAGCATCAGTGGAAGTAGACTGGCTTGGTTTATCACAACctaaaataatttactttctattaaacaacaaatattttatcagtaaaacacaagttttagtttcattttttttaaataacagtcAAAGGATGCTCTTTttacgataaaaaaaaaacatttttgtttatgttccggtgtttgttttcttggcctgattcttttgaaaaaaaggtaaaGAGTAAAATCTGGACACTTAGTGACGTCTAAATCGTACAGAATTTCACAAAACGTACAGGAAAAATTAATCAAAAGAATGGATTAATTTAACCAGTGACGTCACCGCAATCTTGTTTCATATTGTGTAATCGCCTGtaacaatacaaaaaacaagagctgtcacagtatgtgacgaatgccacCGAATGTggcattgacctatgaacacggtcagtacatgaaaagttgatcttgcctttacgtgtcaaatacatatggcaaattatttaaaattgcctctgaacatacaaaataccacccatacttgaaaACTTACACTCTTATGACCTTATATTTAGcattctattgtgaataaacactaagtgtatctttcaccttagaagTAGGGACATTAGTCTTCCACGCGACACggcgtcttggtatgtcaaacacatgtggaaagttattttaaaatctgtccatacaagggaaagttacagaccggacacgacaacctatactctatgtccttatatgcagcattccattgtgaataaacttcaaagtgtgaacttgaccttaaaggtaaggacacgggtcttgcacgagACACGTCCTCTTGATATTTcgaacacatatggcaagttattttaaaatatgtctatacaagagaaagttacagcccggacacgacaaccaatactctatgttcttatatgcagcattccttTGTGAGtgaacacctaagtgtgaccttgaccttagagggagggacacgtgtcttgcatgcgacacgtcgtattggtatgttgaacacatttggaaagttattttaaaatatgtccatacaaggaagTTACAgaccggacacgacaacctatactctatgtccttatatgcagcattccattgtgaataaacacctaagtgtgaccttgaccttagaggtaggtacacgggtcttgcacgcgacacgtcgtcttggtatgtggaacacatgtgtcaagtaagtttaaaatctgtccaaacaaaataaagttacagcccggacatgatttattgagccggacacacggtgcgattttaatatgcccacttTCGGGGGCATAAACATCAGGACATCATCGATAATGTAGCGTAATTATTAATAGGACTAACAGAAGGCCAGACACGTCTATGTTGCATACTTACTACGCTATGATATCCAGCGAATGAATATATActtaatactttttttctgtttcttctTTTCACTCTCTTTTGCCTCGCAACTCATGGACTTCAAAACATGCTCAGACGGGGCTGCGACTAATGAGGTCATGTATCGAGCCAATGCCGTATTGTATTTGGAACGCTGGGAAAACAATATCTAATACTTCGGCAACATTTCAGAGGGAAGTGCGACTAATGCCGTAACGTATCGAGCTATATGCGAAACGCTTGGAAACCAAAAATTTCAACATCAACAATCCGGGTTTTTAACGGATGTAGACATAcaaacatgacaaaaaatagCAGATTTTTTTTCGTTGATGTGGGGAAAGTAGCAGGGAGAAGATGCTAAAGTTACCGGGTGATTTTACCGGCTCCCGGCCCGTGTCTGCACCCCTGGATAGTCGCCGACACAGCATTGTCAGCGACCATCTATCGATTTTACACCTTTCATCACTACTTCATGAGTAAATTTTAGGTATTATGAACATACATGTGTAGTAAAGATACAATTTGTTCACTAAAAGTGAGTTATGCACAGTCTAATCTGCATCCACCGGTACACCTTTTCTcgtttaataaatacttttttttgtcaattatgGCAGAAATATTACACTGGTCCCCACGCCGAAAGGCcgattttggaaaataaatttcatttgtaGTGAAGTGCATTTTGTTACAGCCAATGAACCAGTCGTTCTTTGAATCCGAAGCtccagttttcataaaaaaaagtttaacttGAAAGATATGGATGGTTCCTTTACACTTCCTTTCTATGAAAAGGCAAAAAAAGATAGCTTAAGGGGACCTGACTTAACTATACAGGGCATGACTATTATTCTTCGGCAATTTTCCCTCTTGCCACTGCAATCTATTTATAGACCAAATTTCAGTTGAATCACTTAAGTGCATTTCAAAATATCGCCCGGACATGcaccttttattttttctgacaAAGGGAATCCAAACCGGGTAAAGGAAGTAGCAATAGAATACAACTTTCGCCGGTTCATATGTCAAGTTGAgagaaatatttccaaacatcTACATGACCGCACTAGATTCTTGAAAATGCAACCATTTAAAGGTAACAGTGCTCAAGCTGAACATATGTCGTCTATCCATAAATTCTTCAAACCACATCTCCTTCTAAGCCGCTTTGGCAATTTGAATGAAACTCCACAGGGATTTTACTTTGAGtgctattttaaaattgtttaatgacATGAAGTCCGTGCAGCAAAGTCGTTGTCATGGAAACCGAAGGAAAAAAGTCCAAATTGGCCACGGCCTTGGGGTCATCTATTTCTACATTATCTAACATGTTAAAAATTTCTTATACTGCAATGCAAAAACCCTTGATATTTGGTACGTTGTCTCATGTAATAGTCCTATACCAAGATCGGTCAAGTTAAGCCGTTGGGGCCATTTCATTAAAGGTCGTAAGTATCTATATCGTAACTGTTTACCGCAACATAGTGTCAGATTGtgcattaacaaaattaaagacATCTGCAACTGTAGTAATATAAAAGCATAAACATACTGCACTTAAAGATGCACGCTCACAGATTGGCCGTTTTGTCTACTCTTTTTGTCTTCAAATGACCCtaattttgtgtaaatgtctaaTTAGcggtgattttattttttaatatttccgtttaaaaattgatattttatggcttCTAGTGTTATAGCATGACTTTTCTGTCTTAATGTTCAGTAACCAAGATATCCTTTGTACTGGTCTGTGTAGGAGTCTTTGAACTAACAAAATTCAAGGAATTCCTTGTTCACCGTTTCACAACTTTATATTCATTTGCTGGataacaaacttttattttagcacacaaaaatgcatattaCACAAATATGAAGAATTAGTAAAATCATTCTCTTAGAATAATAAGctttaattttgctttaaagCATCAGCAACACTTTTCAGGGCACCTGATTTTAAGCACGGATCTTTTAAGTTGCattcaatcatattttttttgccaTAGTGTCTAAGAAAAGGAAACATCTAAGAATATTTTGTGAGCGAGTCCTTTTTAAGATTGCAGTTCATATGAAAACAAAGCTagataaatatgataattaGTTTCTCAAGCAATATCAATGGATAAAAGCGTTATTAACgcttaaagaaaataaattcgGTCTTTCTAACAATTGAGATTTATTCTATTGTAAGTTACCTTTATAAAGATTACTGAATTGAAGGTTTTCCTGCCACTATAAGCgaattatgaaactttttttaaaaatcaaatctgtgtcaaactgtgagagtgcagctttaaagccaaACTGATAAACCAAATTGATATCCTGCAAAAAAAAGATAACATTATGTGCTCCCTActaaaatattacataatgGTATGCGAAACTAAACATTTACTTTCCCTATATAAGCTGAACTGAAATACATATATACCTTTACAGCAATTAATGCATATCTGAAGATACTTTTTCAATAACTGTAAGTATCTTTTACTGAGCAAGTAcacttgattaaataaaactattttcacAAGCTGCAGAATAAGTAACTACACGTGCCTTGAACAGTTCTTTGTCAGCTCAAGCTATATTTGAAAAGGCACAGTAATGCCAGTGATAAACAGTCAAAGAAAACAATTAGTCAATTAGTGCTAAAATGTTTAGAAAAGTAAAAGTTGGTCACAAAAAAGGTTAGCAATAGAACGGACTTTGAACACACTTTACCTCTTCcgtaatacaatatacaaatcTGAATTACATGCATCGAAtgccatatttttttcatatgctTATCTAGCTACATAgtcaacaataaaaacagtgacaatatcaaataatcaGGTCCCATATAAAGAAGTTGATCATCTTGATCTCACATATCCTGAAGATGTTAACAAGCTTACGTTTGTAGCGGTAAGCTAGTTGACAACACATCGAGTGCCTAGAAACAGTCCGTCGCAACACTGGGTGAAAAGCGGTTAAAAAGCTGTTAAGAACACAGATTGTATTTCACTCAATGAAAAAGAGTTGTTTCCTTTCAAGCATATATATGCAACAACATGTTCTGTATAAATTCAACAGAAACACCTGCATCACAGCCGGAACAAAATCTGAACTTTTGCAATGATGAGAAGGCAGAATTTCAGTATTTAAGTCAGGTATCATGTCAATTCatattaaaactgttaacagCGCAATGTAACATCTGCACTGAGCCTGAGGCCCCAGATCGATAGGAGATAGTGCCGGTGTGTCTCGCTCTGTGAAACTGCAGCACACAACCCTACGCTTTATTATGTGACAGACACGGGTG contains:
- the LOC128244496 gene encoding putative nuclease HARBI1; protein product: MAAIIGCLVNIPRKNREFRVINLNENLNDEELRRKFRFGRRGIEYLADLLREDLARETDRSCSLSVEEQVCIALRYYASGSCMQVVGDTHGRHKSIVCRVVDKVTKEIVKRHKQYIKWPVDEATKRRVKSDFSNIAGFPGVIGCVDGSHVRLIKPSPDQERGFINRKGFPSINVMAVCDAKGKFTFINAQWPGSAHGSFIFRTSTLGCHMERNHRGLEDGIILGDSGYACSRYLMTPYRVADTNQTTNFNRGLCRTRVLIECTFGRWKRRFGILHGELRKTPAKASEVIVACAVLHNIAIMLQEPGVPDDDNGDGADAQIPYAGRETGFLVRDHLAQVYF